Within Novosphingobium resinovorum, the genomic segment TTCCGGGGGCACTCACGACTTCTTGGCCTTTGCGATTTCGGCTTCCTGCAGCGAGCGGCAGGTGGCGATGGCGGCCTCGAACGCGGGGTCTTCGGCGTGCTTGTAGAGTTCTTCGGGGTTCCAGATCAGGATGCCGGTGCGGCCGATGCCCTGGAAGAACAGCTGCTCCCCCACCGCGGCGAGACCGGCGAGCGCCTCGGGCATGGTGAAGCGGCCGCTGCCGTCGAAGGGCACCTGCTGGAAGTTGTAGAGCTGCATCGCGCGGCTATCGCGATTGAAGGGCTTGCCGGCGGTGTCTGCACGCACCTGCTCGGCATCGAGCTGAGTTTCGAAATCCTCGACGCGGGAGAGGCCGAAACCGACGAGGCACTTCCAGTCGGCGTGCTTGGCAAGGCACAGGACGTCCTTGCCGCTCGAATCCCGTACGGGAGAGCGAAGCTCCTTGGGCAGCACGAAGCGGTTCTTGTCGCGCAGAAGCGAGAAGCCCGGTCCGCTGTAGATGTATGGCTGCCCCGCCATGACTGTCCGAAATCGCCCCTAAGTTGCCGTCCCGGAACATGAAGACCCCCTCGCCCGGCGACGCATGCGCGCCGGTTTCCGTGACCCGAGACGGGCACGGCAGGAATCAGCCTTTCCGATTGACAGTGGTTCTATATCGGGAATGTCGGGGATTAAAGGGAAATATGGGGATGAACGGGCACTTTTGCGCCGAAATGTGGGACTTGCGGCGAACCGTGGCGGAACGTTTCATGAATCTGGAGCGCCGGCTATCGCACAATATCGTTGAGAATCAGAAAGATTCCATCTTTCCCGCGCTGATCCCGCGCCATCCCCGGTTTCAGGGAGTTCGTCCCCAATATTCCCGGCGGGTTGCTACTTGGCGAGACGATGCAGAAAATCGGCCAGAAGCGCCTGCCTGGCGGCCAAATCTGCCAATTCATCAGGATTTTCGAGCACGGCCGCATCTGCCAGCGCAAGAATGCGCCCCTTCCCCGAGACGCAGTCGGCGAGCAATCCCCGCGCCTCGATTCGGCACTCGGCAACCGCATCCCCGGCTTTCCCCGAGCCACCCCCGGATTTCCCCAAAGGTTGGAACCGCCCCGCAAGATTGACGGGAATGTCGCCTTCCAGCCGCTCTCCGGCCTCCTGCGTGTCGTCGAACTGCAGGTCCAGTCCCCAGCGCGCAAGGATCGGGGAGAGCATTGCGATGTCCTGCGGCCGCCGGGGATCACCGGGGCCGAACCGGGAATGCACGGTGAGCATCGGGTCCACGAACAGCAGCACCCGCCCGCCCCCACGCACCCAGGCGTCGAGTGCGACGTTCTCGTGCGCCGTCAATGGACGCGGCTGGGCGAGCACCAGCACGCCATTCTCGGGCAGCGGCAGCACGCCTTGCGCATTGGCCAGCGTATCGAGCGGAATCACGCGGCCTTGCGCACGCAGGACCTCCAGCGCCCAGTGCGGCGCGCCGTCGTCGGCAAGAAGACCCTTGATGTCCTCACTCTCGTTCCACGCGATGGGCAGGCTGGAGTAGAGGCCGATCACCTCCTCGCCCTGCGACCGAGGCGCAGCGCCCTGCCCGCATGCGGTGAGCAGGGCCACGGCGAACAGGGATGCTGCACGCCGCCACATCAGCACGAAACCCCGAAAGGACGAGTCAGGGCGCGGTCTGCGCCGAGGGTGAGCCGGTCATGTCCATACCCGGCGTCGGGGACGTCGAGGCGCCCGGATTCTGGGCAGGCGTCGGCGTAGGGCTGGGATCGGCCGCCGGGACCACGCCGATGTCCGCGAGCGGATCACTGGCGGCCTTGGTCGGCTTGGCATCGACCGCGACCACCTGCTGGATCGGATCGACCGTATCGGTGAGCCGGATACGGTCGCGAATCACGTTGGCGAGACCGACGATCAGCAGCATCGCGCAGAGGCCGAAAAGCCCGATCTGCAGCCGATAGACGGCCTGCGATCTCAGTTCGCGGGCGGAGGGCGGCGCGAAGTGCTGCGCCGTCTGCAAGGGTTCCAGAATAGAATGCGACTCGATCATATGGGCGGACGATTTCCTGCCGTGTGTGACAGGTTTACATCACCTCGCGAGCCAAGGGAAGACGGGGAGATTCTTCGCTTCCAGCCACTCGGCGTTGTACAGTGAAGAGAGGTAGCGGAAACCCGTATCGCACAGGATCGTAGCGACGCGCGGGTCCTCGCGACCTTCCTCGACCAGCTTGCGGCCGAGCGCCACCGCGCCCGCCACGTTGATGCCGGACGACAGCCCCAAGCACAGCCCTTCCTCGCTCAGCAGGCGGCGGACCCATTCGAGGCCCTCCTCGTCCGAGATCCGGAACTGGGTGTCGATCGGCGCGCCTTCGAGGTTGGCGGTGATGCGGCCCTGGCCGATGCCTTCAGCGACGGAGTTGCCCTCGGCCTTGAGTTCGCCGTTGGCGTAGTAGTTGTAGAGCGCCGCGCCGTGCGGGTCGGTCAGGGCGACGACGATGTTCTCGTCGAAGGCCTTCAGGCCCATTCCGGTGCCCGCGATGGTACCGCCGGTGCCCGCCGCGCAAGTGAAGCCGTCGATCCGGCCGCCCATCTGCTCCCAGATTTCGGGCGCGGTCGATTCGATGTGCGCCTTGCGGTTGGCGATGTTGTCGAATTGGTTGGCCCAGATCGCGCCTTCGGTCTCCTCGGCCAAACGGCGCGAGGTGTGGACGAAGTGGCCGGGGTTGGAGAACGGCGCGGCGGGGACCAGCACAAGTTCGGCGCCGAGCGCGCGCAGCGTGTCCATCTTCTCGCGAGACTGAGTCTCGGGCATGACGATGACGGTCTTGTAGCCCAGCGCGTTGGCGACGAGCGCCAGACCGATGCCGGTGTTGCCTGCCGTTCCCTCGACGATCGTGCCGCCCGGCTCGAGCAGGCCCTTCTCCTCGGCGTCGCGCACGATCCAGAGGGCCGCGCGGTCCTTCACCGAGGCGCCGGGGTTGGCGAATTCGCACTTGCCCCAG encodes:
- a CDS encoding division/cell wall cluster transcriptional repressor MraZ; protein product: MAGQPYIYSGPGFSLLRDKNRFVLPKELRSPVRDSSGKDVLCLAKHADWKCLVGFGLSRVEDFETQLDAEQVRADTAGKPFNRDSRAMQLYNFQQVPFDGSGRFTMPEALAGLAAVGEQLFFQGIGRTGILIWNPEELYKHAEDPAFEAAIATCRSLQEAEIAKAKKS
- a CDS encoding Gldg family protein, whose translation is MWRRAASLFAVALLTACGQGAAPRSQGEEVIGLYSSLPIAWNESEDIKGLLADDGAPHWALEVLRAQGRVIPLDTLANAQGVLPLPENGVLVLAQPRPLTAHENVALDAWVRGGGRVLLFVDPMLTVHSRFGPGDPRRPQDIAMLSPILARWGLDLQFDDTQEAGERLEGDIPVNLAGRFQPLGKSGGGSGKAGDAVAECRIEARGLLADCVSGKGRILALADAAVLENPDELADLAARQALLADFLHRLAK
- a CDS encoding cysteine synthase A, which produces MTATLATAPQPRASTLDLIGNTPLVLLEGPSEAAGCEIWGKCEFANPGASVKDRAALWIVRDAEEKGLLEPGGTIVEGTAGNTGIGLALVANALGYKTVIVMPETQSREKMDTLRALGAELVLVPAAPFSNPGHFVHTSRRLAEETEGAIWANQFDNIANRKAHIESTAPEIWEQMGGRIDGFTCAAGTGGTIAGTGMGLKAFDENIVVALTDPHGAALYNYYANGELKAEGNSVAEGIGQGRITANLEGAPIDTQFRISDEEGLEWVRRLLSEEGLCLGLSSGINVAGAVALGRKLVEEGREDPRVATILCDTGFRYLSSLYNAEWLEAKNLPVFPWLAR